In Bifidobacterium scardovii JCM 12489 = DSM 13734, the genomic stretch CGGCCCGGTACGCACGACACCAGGCCTCCAACGTCGTGACGCACGCGATCGCGTACCGCTCCATCACCACGGACTTCGCCACTCCCCGGTCCACGTGATCGCGCGCGGCCGCGACCTTCGTGTCCCAGTCATAGCTCCTGTTGCCCCCGCGTTTCGCCATAAGCGCCTCCCGTCCGCCGACCCGATACGCCAGCGACCATTTCTTCGCGGTCATCACCGGCATGCCAACCCGACGCGCCGCGGCCTTGTAACCCAACCCCTCACCAAACAGGGCGGCCACCGAACACCTGAAAGCATCATCATACCGACGCCTGCGATCTGCACACACAGAAAACCACACCTCCAATCATCAAACATGAATTACTCCAGTCCAACAATCAGGGTGCAGTTCACTGTGGGGGGAGCCGGCAATCATCAACGAATCATCGCCGTGTCATGCCGCCCGCCTCAGCATTCGACGACGTTGACGGCGAGGCCTCCCTTTGAGGTCTCCTTGTACTTGGACATCATGTCCTCGCCGGTGTCCTTCATCGTCTTGATCGCCTGGTCGAGCGTGACGATGTGCGAGCCGTCGCCG encodes the following:
- a CDS encoding helix-turn-helix domain-containing protein; this encodes MCADRRRRYDDAFRCSVAALFGEGLGYKAAARRVGMPVMTAKKWSLAYRVGGREALMAKRGGNRSYDWDTKVAAARDHVDRGVAKSVVMERYAIACVTTLEAWCRAYRAGGAEALRPGRRGRPRGSGPRPEPDPTPEGALREENEFLRARVAYLEKALALPASRSPTGRKR